DNA from Malus sylvestris chromosome 11, drMalSylv7.2, whole genome shotgun sequence:
CTAATGTATTAATTTACCATTTTTACTTTTAGccttaaaataatatataaggtaataaaagtattatttataaattaagAAACACATTAACTATTGGTTTTGACAGGATTTGGGTGGGCTATTATACTTACAATAAGCAACAACAAGCTCATATATAAACTATTATAGCTGCAATTTGTTAAAATCCTCCCTAGGCTACAACCCACTGGAGCCGTGGGTGTAGCTCCACCAGTGATAATATGtacttttttcttcctcttatTCTTCAACACTACCTCTAAATTTTCTACATCTCATATTTTGTATCCGATATATAACATGTAGGTGTTTCCACTTGAGATCGAAGGTTTATAATTTGTTGGGAAAGTTTTAGTTCAAGAAAGAGTTGTCTCGTGTCGAGGCCTTAGGAatctaattaatttaaattcgttaTATGGTTGCATACCAAGAATCGAATGTACGAACGAAGTTCCATTTAAACCCCAAAATTAGGGTAATTGCTTGGCTTAAAGTGTTTGCTAAAGTGgttgcaaactattaacatgcCTTACAAAGAATGTTGGTAATTACAGGTGTTTGACAGATTCACAACATACAAAtctcaaaaactaaaaaattaaaaaaattaaaagtatttGTCATACATCCATGATACAATTTCGACAAACTGGGCAAGTTGGCTTGTTCATCAACCAATGGTCGATGCAATTCGAATGGAACATGTGGTTGCAAAGTGAAAAAATTTGACACGAATCACCATCTGCAAAATCCTCCAAACAAATTGCACATGCAGTACACCTTGATGAACTCGTTGATCTTATGTCACAGCTTCCATAATTCAGTAATGGTGGCAGTTTCTTCAAAGCCCTAAGCCTCGGCCCTCTTCCTTCATCGAAATCCGGCATGACTCTCGTCATCACTCCCAGCCTCTGCGTATTTTGCATTATAGCTATCCGAAAGGGACTCGAATGGAGAATGTCAATTCGAGGCCCGTAAATGATGTCTCCCCCCTCAAGATCATGTTCTGGGACGACTCCTAGGAGCCAGGCAAGGGTCACATTGAGAATGTGGTTGCAAATCAAGAACAAGAAGGTGACGATTGAGATGCATGCAATGATCTTAGCTGGAAGCTCTGGAGGATCGGGTTCTGAAACGAAGGCTTCACAAAAGATGTTGTACACGAGGACCATTCGTTGTGTGAACAAACTTTGATTGTCCATTGGGAGGTCATGTGGGGAAGCCATCGGAAAAGTTTGAACTCACGTTTCGTGTGTAGGGGTAGATCCTTTCCGTCACTGAAGCTACATCCGTCGCCTCACGAGTTCATCAATATTGTGGTTAAACACAATTTTGGAAAATTTGTAGCAgcaaaatatatatgtgatgcaGCAAAAGGAGTTGCACCAGCATTTGTTTTGGATTCTAATTTTAGAAGAATTGAAGTTAGGCAACTACTTGGAAGCCACTTTATGAAAAATTGTTGCACACAACAAACAATGTTCATCTCTTTCAATAACCACCAATCGTACGGTTAGAAGTTTGAGACGTTGTGGTCAAGAATTTTGGGATGTAGTTAAATTAGGTAATTAATGTTGTTTGATATTCCACACATGTTGACTGGCAAAAAGAATTTGCTTAATTAAtgatcattttgtttttttttttggtaataatatgtgtagaatggttttgtgtgtgtttgtCAAGATAATGCGTTACTGATCAAGAACTTGTGACGTGCTTAATTTGACTTTAGGAGAATTTCTTATTTGTAATTACTTGCCTTGCATCACAAAATCAAAAGTTGTCTTGAATTATGATGtcgttttgaaaattaaacaaGAACATCACGAATAAATTAAGAATCCAATTTCGTATTTAACTTCACGTACAAATCCTTTTTTTGGGCTGGAAATAAAAGTAATTTAGGCTATCTTTAGACAACTTGAGCTTCCTCGAGGAGAGATTTTTATGTCTAGAACCGGGGCTACAAAGAGAGAGGAGGATGAGACCAAAGAGTGGAGTTTGGTGAGCTTGAAAATCAGAGGCAGTGGAGTAGGCGTAAATTTTTGTCATTGGGTCGTATGATTGAAGTGGTCTGGGCAACGAACGTAAGAATGTCTCCTCTTCACTACGATTGTCTATTATTCTTGAGACCGAAAAAATTCACAAAGATATTTCAGCCAAGCACGATCACCAACATATAATTCACCACAGAAAGGAATCAAGGGTTGACCAACACTCTTTGGTCGCCTTTACAAATTTTCATATTTCCCGTAACAGAAATCACTGTTTGGTCAACATTCAAACAAGTTTAAAAGTACAAAACCCTCACAAGTTTCCCGAAAAAAGGCATAAACCCTCACAAGTGACAACCCCGAATTCCTGTACCCGCCGTATCCGCCTCTGCAACATGGAGGAGCCACCGACACAAAGCTTTCTCTACGAAACCTTACCCGCCCTCTCTCTTCCCACCCTCAACCAATCTCCGCCGCCGCCCGATGACCTCGAGCCCTACTCTGTTTTCCGCAACGAAATTACTCTCTCCACTCCCCAATGCGCTCCGGTCGACACCGCCGCCCCCGATTTCTTCTCCCTCGACGTCACCGCCGATGAACCTGACCCAATTCTTTCCTCCTTGTCTTCTGTCCGCCTAGCGGAGCCATGGACGCCGCTTTACCAATCCGAGCCGACGACGCCGGCTCTTGAAGTCGAGCCGAAGCTAGAGAGCGGGTGGTTTCGTGGCCATTGTAAATTCAAGAGCCCTATGCTTCAGCTTCATAAAGGTACTTCCTGCACTTTTAACTGCATGGAtacgtacacacacacacacacacacacacacacatatatatatatatatatatatttatacacgGAGAAGAAAGTTCATATTTTTTGCTTATTTCTTTTACTTGTATATGAATTCAATGTCTTTCAAGGGAAAAAAATTGTGTAATTGTAATGTGGTGTGTATGTGCAACTTCAAATTTGTGCATCTGTGATGGGTATTGCAGAGATTGTGGATTTTTGTGATTTTCTGTCTCCAACCCCAGAAGAACAAGAGTCACGCAGTGCAGCAGTACAACGTATCTCTGACCTAATCAAATATATATTTCCTCGATCCAAGGTACTGTTTTTTTCCTACGTATGGGTGAGTGCGAATGTGCAGGTGTGTGATTTTATGCACGAACAATTTCATGATATCGTGATGGTGTTCAATGAATGTCGCTCTCTAGGTTGAAGTTTTTGGGTCCTTCAAGACGGGGCTATATCTTCCCGCTAGTGATATCGATGTAAGTATGCTGATCTTTATGGTAATATAAAGTTAGGAACTTAACTTTGAATTTGCATTGAAATTTTGTTACTTTGGTCTATAATGCTTACTAAAGTATCGATTCACGTAACGCATTTGGTTGATTGATATTGCTTGTAGGTTGTGATTATGGGGTCAGGCGTCAAAACACCACAGGAAGGATTGAAAGCCCTTTCTAGGGCATTGTCACAGATGGGCCTGGCAAAAAGGATTCAGGTGTGCCTCATGTTTTATTTGAAGTACTGTTGCGGACGAACTTTAGCTTCTTATTGTTCTCTGTGGATTTCGCAGGTGATTGGAAAAGCACGTATACCTATTATTAAGTTTGTAGAGAAAACAAGTGGAGTTGCCTTTGACATAAGGTTTTTGGCAATATAGTTTGGGTTAATAAAACTAGAATGTATTGATGAGCATTGCCTGTGATAGGTTCATCCTCAATTTTTTGCTCAATTAAGTAAATTGATAATTTTATTTCTTCCTTCACAGTTTTGACATAGAAAGTGGACCAAAAGCTGCTGATTTTATTCAGGTTTGTTGCATATTCTAACATCTACTATGTGTTTGAAAGAATATTGTAATTGCTATAGATCAGAGCCTGGCCATGTGCCTCTGAACAATGTTAACATTGGCGTTTGCAACTTTGTGCTCTTCATTGCATTGATCAAGGTTTAATATGTTTTCAGATGTAGTTACAGTATTTTGAACAATAGTTATATAAGCACGTTGATAATGAAAGAATATTACAGAGGGGTGAAAAGAAGTAATAAATGATAACTTGGTAAACTgtgaatttgaaatttaaaattaattttgctAAGTTAAACGTTGCAATGTCAGAAAATTTTGAACAGCTTCCACCTAGTAAAGTGTTGTAGACACTtaaaagaaaagcagaaaactATGTGAGGAGCCAGTTGAAATGATATAGATTACATATAAAGCAAGGGACTAACTATTTTCAGTTTCCTTTTGACAACTTTAACTATTTTCAGTTTCCCTTGACACTATCTTGTGGTCTCTTTTCAGGGTGCAGTATCTAAGTGGCCTCCTTTGCGGCCTTTATGTTTGATTTTGAAAGTCTTTTTACAACAGAGAGAACTAAACGAGGTATGACTTTCCAGTCTAACAGATTAAgttgtctttctttttctttattatctTTCAAGTCAGCCTAATTCAACATTCTGATAACATATGCAGGTATACTCTGGTGGATTAGGTTCCTATGCCCTCCTTACAATGATCATGGCGATGTTGCATGTGAGTGATTCTTAAATATGCATTTTAACATTTGATGACTTCTTGCCTATGTATACACATTTAAATATTTGATGCCATTCTTTCTTGACTATGTCTATGCTGTATACCTGTAATGCATCTCTCTTGTTTGGTTCTGTAAACTTGCTGCTTCATTGAGTCTTACAGTGGAAGAAAGTGAATCGACATAAGAGTGCAAATGAGATCCAAGGACAAGTTTCTACAATTAGAATGAAATAGATATATTGCTACACAAATATGATCTTTCGTTTGGATGATAGAtaaaactccgcctatgtcttacatggccggtcccaagcccggataaaggaggagggggagggcgtcaggtagtcgacagccggcactccatgatcacgtcgaatccttatgaaaatgaatccagaacaaaatcgcgctaaagctagggcgtcacccgtaagtggcgcgctgtgtggcccgagcacagtgataagtgagcaagggtcgctgtatctccatcggcacccggatgcagtgttaaatgagcaagggggccatagaaacttcttttcgaacgactccactcaaagttgtttgagagcatatgctcctatcaactttacccgggacacacaaaagaagtactttgatcctattagatgggggagggtgaagaagctaggacagaagggtagagttcaagagagcaaaatgcgtttaggaacgtggaatataggaaccttaacgggaaaatctatggaagtagtggaagttatggtgaggagaaggataaatattatgtgcctacaagaaactaagtgggttggtagtaaggcaaaggatctagaaaactcagggtttaaactttggtattcgggcacaaatagaacgagaaacggtgttggcatcatcgtggacaaaaccttggtacaagatgttgtagatgtcaagagggtaggagatagaatcatggcaatcaagattgtaataggacaagaacttatcaatgtgattagtgcgtacgcacctcaagtagggttggatacgagttcgaaggagaaattttgggaagatcttggagacttggtgcaaggaattgctcagacggagaagttatttataggaggagatttaaatggacacgtgggcagggagacaggcaactatggaggttttcatggtggccatggttttggggagagaaacgaggatggggaagctatcttggattttgcaatggcatatgatctcttcttagccaacaccttctttaagaagagagaagaacatgtgatcacctacaagagtgggtcgtcaaaaacacaaatagattttcttctaatgaggaaaggggatcgtataacttgtaaggattgcaaagttataccaggagagagcgtggctaatcaacatcgcttgttggtgatggatgtacatatcaaaagagtaagacaaaagaacaagacttggaagtgcccaaggactagatggtggaatctaaaagaagaaaaacaagtcattttcaaagagaaggtaatcacctaatgtgtgtgggatagagagggggaagctagccacatgtgggattccatggctagttgtatccgaaaagtagcaaaagaggtattaggagagtccaagggctttgccccacaccaaatggaatcttggtggtggaatgaggaggtacaaacaaaggtgaaggctaagaaggaatgttgtaaagccttatacaaggagaggactgatgaaaatggtgaaaggtatagaaaagcgaagctagaggcgaagaaagctgtcagagaagctaagttagcggcttacgacgatatgtataaacgactagataccaaagaaggagagttggatatctataaactatctagagcaagggaaaagaagacaagggacctaaaccaagtgaggtgcatcaaggatgaggatggaaaggttcttgctacagagaacgcggttaaagacagatggagaggttattttcataatctcttcaatgaaggacatgaaataagtgcttctttaggggagttgagtaactcagaagagtgtagaaactactctttttatcgttgaatccggaaggaagaagtggttgtagctttgaagaagatgaagcttaaaaaagcaataggcccagacgatataccaatcgaagtgtggaaacttttgggagagacaggtataacatggctcactgaccttttcaataggattttgaaaacgaaaaagatgccaaatgagtggcgaacgagcactttggtgcctatctacaagaataagggcgacgtacaaaattgcatgaactataggggtattaagctaatgagtcatacaatgaagctctgggagagagtcattgagcatagattgaggcaagagacacgggtttcggacaaccaattcgggttcatgccagggcgctcaaccatggaggcaatctatctcttacgaagattgatggaaagatatagagatgggaaaaaggatttacacatggtctttatagatttggaaaaagcgtatgatagggtcccaagagacattctttggaggattttagagaagaaaggagtacgagtagcatatatccaagctataaaggatatgtatgaaggagcaaagactgccgtaagaactcatgaaggacaaaccgaaagctttcccataactgtaggattacatcaaggctcatccttaagtccttacctttttgcgttggtaatggatgagttaacaggacatattcaagatgatattccttggtgtatgcttttcgcagacgatatagtgttgatagatgaaactcaggaaggggtaaatgcaaagcttaacctttggagagaagtgttggaatctaaaggtcttcgcctaagccgatcaaagacagaatatatggagtgcaagttcagtgcaaatggaggccaaaacgagttaggggtgaggatcggagatcaagaaataccaaagagcgaccgttttcgttacctaggatctatcttgcaaaagaacggagaattagatggagatctcaaccatagaatacaagctggatggatgaagtggaagagtgcatccggcgtgttatgtgaccgccgtatgccactgaagctcaagggaaaattttataggacggcaataaggccggcgatgctgtatggcacagaatgttgggcggtgaaacatcaacacgtacacaaaatgggtgtagcggagatgaggatgcttcgttggatgtgtgggcacacgagaaaggataagattaggaatgaggatatctggggtaaagtaggagtagccgaaattgaaggaaagatgagagaaaatcggttacggtggtttggacatgtgcaaagaaggcctactgacgctccgattagaagatgcgactatgggacagaggttcagggccgaaggggtagaggaagacctaggaaaactttgaaagagactctaagaaaagacttagagtacttggatctaacgaaggacatgacacaggatcgagcacaatggcgttctaagattcatatagccgatcccactcagtgacttggattttccaagtctccaaccgagaagttttcctcactcgaaaaattaagggaacactaccccaacttacatgctccactcagaaagcttcaacatacaagcttcaacaaaagaaaattcaaagaacttagcgaagaaggctttggtgtatctaacacaatacgttgaaatgaaggaaagcttatttattgatatccccgataagctacaaatatgtacatatacatgagtcaaaataaacacacaagagggagccttcacaaaggttgcttaggagaagtctcagcagtcggtagagccccagaaagagaaggcatcggagggggatcatttggagcctcagtactggacagaaccctagaaggaggaggcatcagaggttgatcatttggagcttcattacgcggtacagccccagaag
Protein-coding regions in this window:
- the LOC126589465 gene encoding uncharacterized protein LOC126589465, producing MEEPPTQSFLYETLPALSLPTLNQSPPPPDDLEPYSVFRNEITLSTPQCAPVDTAAPDFFSLDVTADEPDPILSSLSSVRLAEPWTPLYQSEPTTPALEVEPKLESGWFRGHCKFKSPMLQLHKEIVDFCDFLSPTPEEQESRSAAVQRISDLIKYIFPRSKVEVFGSFKTGLYLPASDIDVVIMGSGVKTPQEGLKALSRALSQMGLAKRIQVIGKARIPIIKFVEKTSGVAFDISFDIESGPKAADFIQGAVSKWPPLRPLCLILKVFLQQRELNEVYSGGLGSYALLTMIMAMLHSLGECRALEQNLGVLLVNFFDFYGRKLNTSDVGVSCNGAGTFFKKSVKGFISNGRPFLLAIEDPQAPENDVGKSSFNYFQIRSAFSMAYATLTNPKVIMCIGPNRSILGTIIRPDSTLVERKGGPGMVTFNSLLPGAGEPVQLEHDDQELPGNWQLDDEDDPLPRGHDSAAGDSG